A genomic segment from Deinococcus humi encodes:
- a CDS encoding ABC transporter permease — translation MIPFLVRRFFQAIPTLLLASVLIFFVISLAPGDFLTPARLNPGISDEQLRNLSVSFGLDRPAYVQYFYWMKNMLQGDFGLSFQYTQPVLPVIWPRIVNSVYLVLLNLVFFYAIAIPIGVYGAVRQNSFGDKAINVVLYFLLGFPSFFLFLIVIYFILQIRNATGWDIPLGGMTSNNYEQLSAFGKFWDVLRHLLIPAAVLAITDAAGLTRVIRGLMLEVMRSDYIRTARAKGVSERTAIWKHTFRNAILPIVAGIGGLLPAAISGAGFVEVVYAYPGITPMLLTAITASDLYLIAGFTVISTILLVIGNALSDILLAVVDPRIKVG, via the coding sequence ATGATCCCATTTTTAGTCCGGCGCTTTTTCCAGGCCATTCCCACGCTGCTGCTGGCCAGCGTGCTGATTTTTTTCGTGATCTCTCTGGCGCCGGGCGACTTCCTGACCCCTGCCCGCCTGAACCCTGGGATCAGTGATGAACAACTCAGGAACCTGAGCGTCAGTTTTGGGCTGGACCGGCCCGCCTACGTTCAGTACTTCTACTGGATGAAGAACATGCTTCAGGGCGATTTTGGCCTGTCGTTCCAGTACACCCAACCCGTACTGCCGGTCATCTGGCCACGCATCGTCAACTCGGTGTATCTGGTGCTGCTCAACCTGGTGTTCTTCTACGCCATCGCTATTCCCATCGGCGTGTACGGGGCAGTACGGCAGAACAGTTTTGGCGACAAGGCTATCAATGTGGTGCTGTACTTCCTGCTGGGCTTTCCCAGCTTCTTCCTGTTCCTGATCGTGATCTATTTCATCTTGCAAATCCGCAACGCCACGGGCTGGGACATTCCACTGGGGGGCATGACCAGCAACAACTATGAACAACTGTCGGCGTTTGGCAAGTTCTGGGATGTCCTGCGGCACCTGCTGATCCCGGCGGCGGTGCTGGCAATTACCGATGCGGCGGGCCTGACCCGCGTGATCCGGGGTCTGATGTTGGAAGTGATGCGCTCGGATTACATCCGCACGGCGCGGGCTAAAGGCGTCAGCGAGCGCACTGCCATCTGGAAGCACACCTTCCGCAACGCCATCTTGCCCATCGTTGCGGGCATTGGGGGCCTACTGCCCGCCGCCATTAGTGGCGCGGGCTTCGTGGAGGTGGTCTACGCCTATCCCGGAATCACACCCATGTTGCTGACGGCCATCACCGCGTCGGACCTGTACCTGATTGCGGGCTTCACAGTCATTTCCACGATCCTGCTGGTTATCGGTAATGCCCTCTCAGACATTCTCCTGGCTGTGGTCGACCCACGCATCAAGGTCGGGTGA
- a CDS encoding ABC transporter permease has translation MTTAAPQQQKAKPRSQGQSQFSVAWSQFRKNRLAQTGGLGLILIYLMAIFAPFLAPDSLSSYSTTDITRFQPPTPIHIRDAQTGALTRPYVYKYTQQLNMDTFVNEYKPTTERCPIYFGVRGASYKLLGFIPGNLHLFGTGSDQQGCNVFLIGGEALGRDLLTRTLYASQISLTIGVVAVLVSTLIGLFMGAMAAFFGGIVDTVVMRLVEVISAIPYLFLLLLLRSVFPQNINPIFALYVILGILAFIGWGGLARVTRGQLLSVREQDFVSAAKALGAGDGRVMWRHMLPTMTTYIIVTLSLSIPGFILLESGLSFLGIGAVEPYVSWGSLLAQAQEGGLSSLNSRPWVLIPGFFIVFTVGCFQLLGDGLRDAFDPRKRQ, from the coding sequence ATGACAACCGCAGCGCCTCAACAGCAAAAAGCGAAACCCCGGTCACAGGGACAGTCCCAGTTCTCCGTTGCCTGGAGCCAGTTCCGTAAAAATCGGTTGGCTCAGACTGGCGGCCTAGGACTGATCCTGATCTATCTGATGGCCATTTTTGCGCCATTTCTCGCACCTGACAGTCTCTCAAGCTATTCCACGACGGACATCACCCGGTTTCAACCGCCCACACCAATTCACATTCGTGATGCACAGACAGGTGCCCTGACCCGTCCGTACGTTTACAAGTACACCCAGCAACTCAACATGGATACCTTCGTTAACGAATACAAACCGACGACGGAGCGCTGCCCGATCTATTTCGGCGTGCGCGGGGCATCCTATAAGCTTCTGGGTTTCATTCCGGGCAACCTGCATCTGTTCGGCACGGGGAGTGATCAGCAGGGTTGCAACGTCTTTCTGATTGGTGGCGAGGCACTGGGCCGTGACCTGCTGACTCGTACTCTGTACGCCTCTCAGATCAGTTTGACCATCGGCGTAGTCGCAGTGCTGGTCAGCACGCTGATCGGTTTGTTCATGGGCGCCATGGCAGCCTTTTTCGGTGGCATTGTGGATACTGTGGTCATGCGTCTGGTCGAGGTCATTTCGGCCATTCCCTACCTGTTTTTGTTGCTGCTCCTGCGCTCGGTGTTTCCACAGAACATCAACCCGATCTTCGCGCTGTATGTGATTCTGGGGATTCTGGCTTTTATCGGCTGGGGTGGACTGGCACGTGTGACGCGCGGGCAACTTTTGAGCGTGCGTGAACAGGACTTTGTGTCGGCCGCCAAAGCGCTGGGCGCAGGCGATGGACGCGTGATGTGGAGGCACATGCTGCCTACCATGACCACTTACATCATTGTGACGTTGTCACTGAGTATTCCCGGCTTCATCCTGCTGGAATCCGGCCTGAGCTTCCTAGGGATTGGGGCCGTGGAACCCTACGTCAGCTGGGGCAGTCTGCTGGCGCAGGCGCAGGAAGGCGGGCTGTCCAGCTTGAACAGCCGACCTTGGGTTCTGATTCCCGGCTTTTTCATCGTGTTTACAGTGGGCTGCTTCCAGCTTCTGGGAGACGGCCTGCGTGATGCTTTCGACCCACGCAAACGACAGTAA
- a CDS encoding ABC transporter ATP-binding protein — protein MTDHATDHADVLLAVNGLKTYFNTDDGVVKSVDGVTFHINKGETLGVVGESGSGKSVTSLSIMRLIPMPPGEIAGGEILFSGRDGKPQDIVKMSEAEMRKIRGNDISMIFQEPMTSLNPVYTVGDQIAEAVMLHQDKNRKDAMGVATDMLRFVGIPAPEKRVNEYPHQMSGGMRQRVMIAMALSCNPALLIADEPTTALDVTIQAQILDLMRKLQKDIGMSILFITHNLGVVAEMADRVVVMYGGRVVEEGDVIEIFKAPRHPYTMGLLNSIPRPGVDAHVPGTPRARLEAIPGNVPNPLNLPPGCAFEPRCKFAIPDCSKAVPALEDTGGGHTARCIRWREFAKVDQGATA, from the coding sequence ATGACCGACCACGCCACCGATCATGCGGATGTGCTGCTGGCCGTGAACGGCCTGAAAACCTATTTCAACACCGATGACGGCGTCGTCAAGAGCGTGGACGGAGTGACTTTCCACATCAACAAGGGCGAAACCCTGGGTGTGGTGGGTGAATCCGGCTCGGGCAAGAGCGTCACCAGCCTGAGCATCATGCGCCTGATCCCGATGCCGCCGGGCGAAATTGCAGGCGGCGAAATCCTGTTCTCAGGCCGTGACGGTAAACCGCAGGACATCGTGAAGATGTCGGAAGCCGAGATGCGCAAGATTCGCGGCAACGATATCTCCATGATCTTTCAGGAACCCATGACCAGCCTGAACCCGGTGTACACCGTAGGCGACCAGATCGCCGAGGCCGTCATGCTGCACCAGGACAAGAACCGCAAGGACGCGATGGGCGTAGCCACCGATATGCTGCGTTTCGTGGGCATTCCCGCTCCGGAAAAGCGCGTCAACGAGTACCCGCACCAGATGTCCGGCGGGATGCGCCAGCGCGTGATGATCGCCATGGCCCTGAGCTGCAACCCGGCCCTGCTGATTGCCGACGAGCCGACCACCGCGCTCGACGTGACCATCCAGGCCCAGATTCTGGACCTGATGCGCAAGCTGCAAAAAGACATCGGGATGAGCATCCTGTTCATCACCCACAACCTGGGTGTGGTGGCCGAGATGGCCGACCGCGTCGTGGTCATGTACGGCGGGCGTGTGGTCGAGGAAGGCGACGTGATCGAGATCTTCAAGGCTCCGCGTCATCCGTACACCATGGGTCTGCTGAACTCGATTCCCCGCCCTGGTGTGGACGCGCATGTGCCTGGCACGCCGCGCGCCCGTCTGGAAGCCATCCCCGGCAACGTGCCCAACCCGCTGAACCTGCCGCCCGGCTGCGCCTTCGAGCCGCGCTGTAAGTTCGCCATTCCCGACTGCTCCAAGGCGGTTCCCGCGCTGGAAGACACCGGAGGCGGCCACACGGCCCGTTGCATTCGCTGGCGGGAGTTCGCCAAGGTTGATCAGGGGGCGACGGCATGA
- a CDS encoding ABC transporter ATP-binding protein → MTAPVIARTSAADSRGMTQKGDTLLEVRNLEKYFPIRGGLLSRVVGNVKAVNDISFKLGRGEVVGLVGESGSGKTTAGRAILRLIEPTGGEVIFNGTDVTKLSKGQMRDYRREMQIIFQDPFASLNPRMTVSDIIGEAMQIHNLNPGKGRIDRIAELLQKVGLRPEHMRRYPHEFSGGQRQRIGIARALAVDPLFIVADEPVSALDVSIQAQVVNLLQDLQEELGLTVLFIAHDLAVVEYICDRIIVMYLGRIMEIAPSHELNNNPKHPYTEALLSAAPVPDPTIKRQRIILEGDIPSPINPPSGCVFRTRCRYALDDCAKVVPELREVAPQHFKACIRDDIL, encoded by the coding sequence ATGACCGCTCCTGTTATTGCCAGGACGTCCGCCGCCGATTCGCGCGGCATGACGCAGAAGGGTGACACGCTGCTGGAAGTGCGTAACCTGGAAAAATACTTCCCGATTCGTGGGGGCTTGCTGTCGCGCGTGGTGGGCAACGTCAAGGCGGTCAACGACATCAGCTTCAAGCTGGGACGCGGGGAAGTGGTGGGGCTGGTGGGCGAATCCGGCTCCGGCAAGACCACGGCGGGCCGCGCCATCCTGCGCCTGATCGAACCCACCGGCGGTGAGGTGATCTTCAACGGCACAGACGTGACCAAGCTGTCCAAGGGACAGATGCGCGACTACCGCCGCGAGATGCAGATCATCTTCCAGGATCCTTTCGCGTCGCTCAACCCGCGTATGACGGTCTCGGACATCATCGGTGAGGCCATGCAGATTCATAACCTGAATCCGGGCAAGGGCCGCATTGACCGCATCGCGGAACTGCTGCAGAAGGTGGGCCTGCGCCCCGAGCACATGCGCCGTTATCCGCACGAGTTCTCTGGTGGACAGCGTCAGCGTATCGGCATCGCCCGCGCCCTGGCCGTCGACCCTCTGTTCATCGTGGCCGATGAGCCGGTCTCCGCACTGGACGTCTCCATTCAGGCGCAGGTGGTGAACCTGCTGCAGGACCTGCAAGAAGAACTGGGCCTGACTGTGCTGTTCATCGCGCACGATCTGGCCGTGGTGGAGTACATCTGCGACCGCATCATCGTGATGTACCTGGGCCGCATCATGGAAATCGCGCCCAGCCACGAGCTAAACAACAACCCCAAGCATCCGTACACCGAAGCGCTGCTGTCTGCAGCCCCAGTGCCCGATCCCACGATCAAGAGGCAGCGCATCATCCTGGAAGGCGACATTCCCAGCCCGATCAACCCGCCCTCAGGCTGTGTGTTCCGCACGCGCTGCCGTTACGCCCTTGACGACTGCGCCAAGGTGGTCCCCGAATTACGCGAGGTTGCGCCACAGCATTTCAAGGCCTGCATTCGGGACGACATTCTTTAA
- a CDS encoding DUF4139 domain-containing protein, giving the protein MQRILMMVAALTLGAANATDLRIYPSFAEVRQPVTSTGNTLNVSLPQQAWENVLAGSLDLEGLVFNGAVQKLEANWLSGLEGKTVFLMQGDGNSEKTEPVTLIRARDLLVKDAAGRYFNVRYEQLRFDTPPPTNPLSPSQTLSYTLPKAGSGTLVYLTRSVGWSPRYTLKASNAGAQLSALADIRNTTELPYDVKDTELYSGDVNVQANPQAQANYEAADMVMRAAPAPVAAPAPKIGDGAELRGLYRYALSTPFTLPANSVVTLPFLTPKLTSFERYVGLNTFFDIATRTGTLDRSYRFKADARLPAGPITVREEGRLVGQTRLDETREGGTVDFSLGDDPDVEYTRTVQTVNQTKNTKGEVVKTTYKVTYAFESSKERSVRAEITERVGGRIIIIDSAAPTRNGGVASLKVDVPAKGKVSRSFTVVVDNS; this is encoded by the coding sequence ATGCAAAGAATCTTAATGATGGTCGCTGCTTTGACCCTCGGCGCAGCCAATGCCACCGATCTGCGGATTTACCCCTCGTTTGCTGAAGTGCGTCAGCCTGTTACCAGTACGGGCAATACCCTGAATGTTTCGTTGCCCCAGCAGGCCTGGGAAAACGTGCTGGCCGGTTCGCTGGATCTGGAAGGGCTCGTCTTTAACGGCGCCGTGCAGAAGCTGGAGGCCAACTGGCTCAGTGGGCTGGAGGGTAAGACGGTCTTCCTGATGCAGGGTGACGGGAACAGTGAAAAGACCGAACCCGTGACCCTGATTCGTGCCCGTGACTTGCTGGTCAAGGACGCGGCTGGGCGGTATTTTAACGTGCGCTATGAGCAGTTGCGCTTCGACACGCCGCCGCCCACCAATCCGCTCAGCCCCTCACAGACGCTCAGCTACACCCTGCCCAAAGCGGGGAGCGGCACGCTGGTCTACCTAACCCGCAGTGTGGGCTGGTCACCGCGCTACACGCTGAAGGCCAGCAATGCTGGCGCTCAGCTTTCTGCCCTAGCCGATATCCGCAACACCACTGAGCTGCCTTACGACGTGAAGGACACCGAACTGTATTCCGGCGACGTGAACGTGCAGGCCAACCCGCAGGCGCAGGCCAACTACGAGGCGGCGGATATGGTGATGCGGGCTGCCCCGGCTCCCGTGGCCGCCCCGGCCCCCAAGATCGGCGACGGCGCTGAGCTGCGCGGCCTGTACCGCTACGCGCTGTCCACACCGTTCACGCTGCCGGCCAACAGTGTCGTGACCCTGCCGTTCCTGACGCCCAAGTTGACCAGTTTTGAGCGCTACGTGGGACTGAACACCTTCTTCGACATCGCCACCCGGACCGGAACCCTGGACCGCTCGTACCGCTTCAAGGCCGATGCCCGTCTGCCCGCCGGCCCGATCACCGTGCGCGAGGAAGGGCGCCTGGTGGGGCAGACCCGTCTGGACGAGACGCGGGAGGGTGGCACAGTGGACTTTAGCCTGGGTGATGATCCAGACGTGGAATACACCCGCACCGTGCAGACGGTCAACCAGACCAAGAACACCAAAGGCGAGGTCGTCAAGACGACTTACAAGGTCACCTACGCCTTCGAGAGTAGTAAAGAGCGCAGTGTCCGCGCAGAGATCACCGAGCGTGTGGGCGGACGCATCATCATCATCGACAGCGCCGCTCCCACCAGAAACGGTGGCGTCGCAAGCCTGAAGGTGGATGTGCCCGCCAAGGGCAAGGTCAGCCGGAGCTTCACAGTGGTGGTGGACAACTCGTAG
- a CDS encoding Fur family transcriptional regulator yields the protein MTLSELQRHLERRGLRTTQPRLRLLQFFAQTNGHFTPEEIAERFRLAGEPIPIATLYQNLRVFSEHGLVGEVIGGGGEVRYDTNLTPHSHLRCNGCGTLLDVALSLPDLHLQGQGHDWQITGARVELQGLCPACQLGPPFLPTPTL from the coding sequence ATGACCCTCTCTGAATTGCAGCGGCATCTGGAGCGGCGGGGCCTGCGAACCACCCAGCCCCGCCTGCGGTTGCTGCAATTCTTCGCGCAGACCAACGGTCATTTCACACCTGAGGAAATTGCAGAGCGTTTCCGTCTGGCCGGGGAACCTATCCCCATTGCCACGCTGTACCAGAACCTGCGGGTGTTCAGCGAGCATGGCCTGGTCGGCGAGGTGATCGGCGGGGGCGGTGAGGTGCGTTACGACACCAATCTCACCCCGCACTCTCACCTGCGGTGCAACGGGTGCGGCACCCTGCTGGACGTTGCCCTCAGTCTCCCGGACCTGCATCTGCAGGGCCAGGGTCACGACTGGCAGATCACCGGGGCCAGGGTGGAGTTGCAGGGCCTTTGTCCGGCGTGTCAGCTCGGGCCCCCTTTCCTGCCGACACCGACTCTGTAA
- a CDS encoding catalase, translating to MIEPKDSKQQDGNAQTLTTRQGHPVSNNQNQRTVGTRGPATLENYQFLEKISHFDRERIPERVVHARGAGAHGVFKAYGKVGDESISKYTRAKLFQTEGKETPVFVRFSTVIHSGHSPETLRDPRGFAVKFYTEDGNWDLVGNNLKVFFIRDAIKFPDVIHSLKPDPVTNRQDGGRIFDFMSNTPEAMHMLTWLFSPWGIPANYRQMQGSGVNTYKWVNDKGEGTLVKYHFEPLQGVKNLTQPEAEEIQAKNINHATQDLYEAIERGDFPQWEMRVQLMSDGEHPELDFDPLDDTKIWPEDQFPMMPVGVMTLNRNPENYFAEVEQAAFGTGVLVDGLDFSDDKMLVGRTFSYSDTQRYRVGPNYLQLPINSPRAAVATNQRDGQMTYHVDAVPGQNPHVNYEPSSMNGPKEAPRNLPEHSPHVEGRVQRASIERTNDFKQAGERYRAHDERERDDLINNLVANISAAIPEVQARMVELFTKCDPDYGRRVNEGLRAARQAKEKQEGQREPQTV from the coding sequence ATGATCGAGCCGAAAGACAGCAAGCAGCAGGACGGCAACGCACAGACCCTGACCACCCGTCAGGGCCACCCCGTCAGCAACAACCAGAACCAGCGTACCGTGGGCACGCGTGGTCCTGCCACACTGGAGAACTACCAGTTCCTGGAGAAGATCAGCCACTTTGACCGCGAACGCATCCCCGAGCGCGTGGTGCATGCGCGCGGCGCGGGCGCGCATGGCGTTTTCAAGGCGTACGGCAAGGTGGGCGATGAGAGCATCAGCAAGTACACCCGCGCCAAGCTGTTTCAGACCGAGGGCAAGGAAACGCCGGTGTTTGTGCGCTTCTCCACGGTGATCCACTCGGGCCACTCGCCCGAGACGCTCCGTGACCCGCGCGGCTTCGCCGTCAAGTTCTACACCGAGGACGGCAACTGGGACCTGGTGGGGAACAACCTCAAGGTGTTCTTTATCCGGGACGCAATCAAGTTCCCAGATGTGATCCACTCCCTCAAACCAGATCCTGTTACCAACCGCCAGGACGGGGGGCGCATCTTCGACTTCATGAGCAACACCCCCGAAGCCATGCACATGCTGACGTGGCTGTTCTCGCCCTGGGGTATTCCCGCCAACTACCGCCAGATGCAAGGCAGCGGCGTCAACACCTACAAGTGGGTCAACGACAAGGGCGAGGGTACCCTGGTCAAGTACCACTTTGAACCCCTGCAGGGCGTTAAAAACCTGACTCAGCCAGAAGCTGAGGAGATCCAGGCCAAGAACATCAACCACGCCACCCAGGATCTGTACGAGGCCATCGAGCGCGGTGACTTCCCCCAGTGGGAAATGCGCGTGCAGTTGATGAGCGACGGCGAGCACCCCGAACTGGACTTCGACCCGCTGGACGACACCAAGATCTGGCCCGAGGACCAGTTCCCGATGATGCCGGTGGGCGTGATGACCCTGAACCGCAACCCGGAGAACTACTTCGCAGAGGTGGAGCAGGCCGCTTTTGGCACCGGTGTGCTGGTGGACGGCCTGGACTTCAGCGACGACAAGATGCTGGTAGGCCGCACTTTCTCGTACTCCGATACCCAGCGCTACCGCGTTGGCCCCAACTACCTGCAGTTGCCGATCAACTCGCCGCGCGCCGCGGTAGCAACCAACCAGCGTGACGGCCAGATGACCTACCACGTGGACGCCGTTCCCGGTCAGAATCCGCACGTCAACTACGAGCCGTCCAGCATGAATGGCCCCAAGGAAGCGCCGCGCAACCTGCCCGAGCACAGCCCGCATGTTGAGGGCCGCGTGCAGCGGGCCAGCATTGAGCGCACCAATGACTTCAAGCAGGCGGGGGAACGCTACCGCGCCCACGATGAGCGTGAACGTGACGACCTGATCAACAACCTGGTGGCTAATATCTCGGCAGCCATTCCCGAGGTCCAGGCCCGTATGGTGGAACTGTTCACCAAATGCGATCCCGACTATGGCCGCCGTGTGAATGAGGGCCTGAGGGCGGCGCGTCAGGCGAAGGAAAAGCAGGAAGGCCAGCGCGAACCCCAAACGGTTTAA
- a CDS encoding methylenetetrahydrofolate reductase, whose translation MTRISIELVPRSRSGLRAELMAVAEHLPGADTINIPDFPRFTTRSWHGCAFARPRYRAIPHIRAVDLNPRAPLEMAAHLHEHGIDEVIVITGDAPSDMNAKVYNVDAEAAIRRIRRELPHLKVYAGLDPYRQSLAREQDYLERKLEAGACGFFTQPFFDLRLMDAYADLLPEGAEVWWGATSVTSEGSLGYWRTRNHAVFPRQFQPTMEWNRRFAADLLTFARERGQHAYFMPIKADVREYLGGIV comes from the coding sequence GTGACCCGCATCTCCATCGAGCTTGTCCCCCGCTCGCGCTCGGGGTTGAGGGCCGAACTGATGGCGGTGGCCGAACATCTGCCGGGCGCGGACACCATCAACATTCCCGACTTTCCGCGCTTCACCACACGCTCGTGGCATGGCTGCGCCTTTGCCCGTCCGCGTTACCGCGCCATTCCGCACATCCGGGCGGTGGACCTGAATCCCCGTGCACCGCTGGAGATGGCCGCGCACCTGCACGAACATGGGATCGACGAGGTCATCGTGATCACCGGGGACGCGCCCAGCGATATGAATGCGAAGGTCTACAACGTGGATGCCGAGGCCGCCATCCGACGTATTCGCCGCGAGCTTCCTCACCTCAAGGTCTACGCGGGCCTGGACCCCTACCGCCAGTCGCTGGCCCGCGAGCAGGATTATCTGGAGCGCAAGCTGGAGGCCGGGGCCTGTGGGTTTTTTACCCAGCCCTTCTTCGACCTGCGCCTGATGGACGCCTACGCCGATCTGCTGCCAGAAGGCGCCGAGGTCTGGTGGGGGGCCACCTCCGTGACCTCCGAGGGTTCGCTGGGGTACTGGCGCACCCGCAACCATGCCGTCTTCCCCAGGCAGTTCCAGCCCACTATGGAATGGAATCGCCGCTTTGCTGCAGACCTGCTGACCTTTGCCCGTGAGCGCGGCCAGCACGCCTATTTCATGCCGATCAAGGCAGACGTCAGGGAATACCTGGGGGGCATCGTTTAA